In Xenorhabdus poinarii G6, the following are encoded in one genomic region:
- a CDS encoding class I adenylate cyclase, which translates to MYLYIETLKQRLDAINQLRLERATSLMGDVFKQVYNLIPVLLHYHHPMMPGYIKGDIPHGVCFFMPDESQPFLDSQLIAALPAVSSHKSNGELPITGIYSMGSTSSIGQSCSSDVDIWVCHQSWLDNDEKALLEQKCTLITQWAASQGIEVTFFLIDENRFRHNASGSLNGEDCGSTQHILLLDEFYRTAVCMAGKRLLWAMVPVEEEAHYDEYVLSLYAQGVLTPNEWLDLGGLSELSAEEYFGASLWQLYKSVDSPYKAVLKSLLLEAYSWEYPNGKLLAMEMKQHFHDGAIVSFGLDAYSMMLERVTRYLVATNDLTRLDLARRCFYLKVCEKVLESRDDQGCTGWRRQVISQLVREWGWDESKLTMLDNRNAWKIEQVRDAHNELLDTMMQSYRNLIRFARRNNLSISASPQDIGVLTRKLYAAFEALPGKVTLVNPQISPDLSEKDLTFIYVPPGRANRSGWYLYNHAPTIESIVGHQPLEYNRYLNKLVAWTYFNGLLTKETRLYMHHGQSQCDRKKLGDLVDDIATHFPIRLPAPTPKALYSPCEIRHLAIIVNLEQDPTAAFSEHIVRFDLRNLNVFSFGESQQCLVGSIDLLYRNSWNEVRTLHFSGEQSVLEALKTILGKMHRDAAPPADVEVFCYSAHLRGLIRTRIQQLISECIELRLSSNRQDPNRFKALRISGQTWGLFFERLNVSVQKLENAIEFYGAISNTKLHGLPVKIDTKEKHLPSVIDGFACEGIIQFFFEDIEKEQGFNIYILDESNRVEIYSHCEGSKEELVQDISRFYSSSHDRFTYGSSFINFNLPQFYQIAQKGERTHVAPFIDGVFPVDGIDVDNERTHVDGQRDETCANEPYRSLYHY; encoded by the coding sequence TTGTATCTCTATATTGAAACGCTAAAGCAGCGACTGGATGCAATTAACCAACTTAGATTAGAACGCGCCACCAGCTTAATGGGCGATGTGTTTAAGCAAGTTTATAATTTAATTCCAGTATTATTACATTACCATCATCCAATGATGCCCGGTTATATCAAAGGCGATATTCCTCATGGCGTTTGCTTTTTTATGCCTGATGAATCACAACCGTTTTTGGACAGCCAACTTATTGCTGCTTTGCCAGCGGTTTCATCGCATAAATCCAATGGTGAATTACCGATTACGGGCATTTACTCTATGGGCAGCACCTCTTCGATCGGGCAAAGTTGTTCTTCTGACGTCGATATTTGGGTTTGTCATCAATCCTGGTTGGACAATGATGAGAAAGCCTTGCTGGAACAAAAATGCACCTTGATAACGCAGTGGGCCGCTTCACAGGGTATTGAAGTGACCTTTTTTCTGATTGATGAAAACCGTTTTCGGCATAACGCCAGCGGCAGTCTGAATGGTGAAGACTGCGGCTCTACCCAACATATTCTTCTGCTTGATGAATTTTATCGCACGGCGGTTTGCATGGCGGGTAAACGTTTGCTTTGGGCCATGGTGCCGGTGGAAGAGGAAGCACATTACGATGAATATGTGCTTTCGCTCTATGCTCAGGGCGTATTGACTCCCAATGAGTGGTTAGATCTGGGCGGCTTGAGCGAGTTATCTGCAGAAGAATATTTTGGCGCGAGTCTCTGGCAGCTTTATAAAAGTGTGGATTCGCCGTATAAAGCCGTATTGAAAAGCCTATTGCTGGAAGCGTATTCATGGGAATACCCCAATGGAAAACTGTTGGCGATGGAAATGAAGCAACATTTTCATGATGGCGCAATAGTTTCCTTTGGGCTTGATGCCTATAGCATGATGCTGGAGCGTGTAACCCGTTATCTTGTTGCTACGAACGACCTTACGCGCCTTGATTTGGCGCGTCGTTGTTTCTATCTGAAGGTATGCGAGAAAGTGCTGGAAAGCCGGGATGATCAAGGTTGTACTGGATGGCGTCGGCAGGTGATATCCCAGTTAGTGCGTGAGTGGGGTTGGGATGAAAGTAAATTGACGATGCTGGATAATCGTAACGCATGGAAAATTGAGCAGGTGCGTGACGCCCATAATGAATTGCTTGATACCATGATGCAGAGTTATCGCAACCTTATCCGTTTTGCCCGCCGTAATAATTTGAGTATCAGTGCCAGCCCGCAAGATATTGGTGTATTGACCCGTAAATTGTATGCGGCTTTTGAAGCCTTGCCCGGTAAAGTGACGTTGGTGAATCCTCAGATATCACCGGATCTGTCAGAAAAAGATTTGACCTTCATTTATGTGCCGCCGGGGCGGGCAAACCGCAGTGGCTGGTATCTTTACAATCATGCTCCCACGATTGAATCAATCGTGGGTCATCAGCCATTGGAATATAACCGTTACCTGAATAAATTGGTTGCCTGGACTTATTTCAATGGCCTGCTGACCAAAGAAACCCGACTCTATATGCATCATGGGCAATCCCAGTGTGACAGGAAAAAACTGGGTGATTTGGTGGATGATATTGCGACGCATTTCCCGATCCGCTTACCCGCTCCCACACCAAAAGCGTTATACAGCCCTTGTGAAATTCGTCACTTGGCGATTATTGTTAATTTAGAGCAAGATCCAACGGCTGCTTTTTCCGAGCACATTGTCCGCTTTGATTTAAGAAATCTGAATGTTTTCAGTTTTGGCGAATCGCAACAATGTCTGGTCGGGAGCATTGATTTACTGTATCGCAATTCGTGGAACGAAGTGAGAACCTTACATTTCAGTGGGGAACAATCAGTACTGGAAGCCTTAAAAACCATATTGGGTAAAATGCATCGAGATGCAGCACCACCTGCTGATGTTGAAGTTTTCTGTTATAGCGCACACTTACGTGGTTTGATCCGTACACGTATCCAGCAATTAATTTCCGAATGTATAGAGCTACGTTTGTCCAGTAATCGACAAGATCCAAATCGCTTTAAGGCGTTACGGATTTCAGGGCAAACATGGGGGCTGTTTTTCGAACGGTTAAACGTATCGGTGCAAAAATTGGAAAACGCAATAGAGTTCTACGGCGCGATTTCCAATACGAAACTGCATGGTTTACCTGTTAAAATTGATACTAAAGAAAAACATTTACCGTCAGTCATTGATGGTTTTGCCTGTGAGGGGATTATTCAGTTCTTTTTCGAGGATATTGAAAAAGAACAGGGGTTCAATATTTATATTCTTGATGAATCCAATCGGGTAGAAATTTATTCTCATTGTGAAGGCAGCAAAGAAGAGTTAGTGCAGGATATCAGCCGTTTTTATTCATCATCGCATGATCGTTTTACTTATGGTTCCAGTTTTATCAACTTCAACTTGCCGCAGTTCTATCAAATTGCGCAAAAAGGTGAACGTACCCATGTTGCACCATTTATCGATGGCGTGTTCCCGGTGGATGGTATTGACGTGGATAATGAAAGGACTCATGTTGATGGGCAACGTGATGAAACATGTGCGAATGAACCTTATCGTTCACTGTATCATTATTGA
- the hemY gene encoding protoheme IX biogenesis protein HemY — translation MLKVLSLFIVLIAGIVLGPLMAGHQGYVLIQTDKNNITTSITGLVIIFLLLQFLLIFIGWCYRRLKRTSTFTHRWIFGGYKRHRARSQTKQALLKFAEGDFKQVERLMTRNANHADEPVVNYLLAAEAALRRGDYFNTHQYIEQAADVAGKDQLPVDITRVRIQLTQGDIHAAHTGVDKLLEHAPRHPEVLRLAEKAYSLSGDYQSLIDLLPAMRKVNLHTEEEIQKLHQQAYIGLMNQIIAEKGSTGLKRWWKDQSRKIRHDIMLQTAIAEHFIECDDHEAAQEIILNGLKQQYDERFLLLIPHLKTNDPSAIQKTLSHLLKQHGATPLLNSTVGQIALRHGEWAKAESAFKAALTQRPDAHDYAWLADALDKSHKREEAIQTRSKGFMLILKRDDDTAA, via the coding sequence ATGCTAAAAGTGTTATCACTGTTCATTGTCCTTATTGCCGGGATTGTACTCGGCCCGTTAATGGCGGGTCATCAAGGGTATGTTTTAATTCAGACGGATAAAAATAATATCACCACCAGTATCACCGGGCTGGTGATCATCTTCCTGCTGTTGCAGTTTCTGCTGATTTTTATCGGTTGGTGTTATCGTCGATTAAAACGTACCAGCACGTTCACCCATCGCTGGATCTTTGGTGGATATAAACGTCATCGTGCTCGTTCTCAGACGAAACAGGCATTGCTGAAATTCGCGGAAGGCGATTTCAAACAAGTTGAGCGTCTGATGACACGCAATGCCAACCATGCAGACGAGCCTGTCGTCAACTACTTACTGGCAGCGGAAGCCGCGCTGCGACGTGGTGATTATTTCAATACCCATCAATATATTGAACAGGCGGCAGACGTGGCAGGTAAAGACCAACTTCCCGTTGATATTACCCGTGTCCGTATCCAACTGACACAAGGCGACATTCATGCCGCACACACGGGGGTAGATAAACTGTTAGAACATGCCCCTCGTCACCCTGAAGTACTGCGATTAGCAGAAAAAGCTTATTCTCTTTCAGGGGATTACCAATCTTTGATTGATCTTTTGCCCGCTATGCGAAAAGTTAATCTGCACACTGAAGAAGAGATCCAGAAACTGCACCAACAAGCCTATATTGGGTTAATGAATCAGATTATCGCGGAGAAAGGCAGTACTGGACTGAAACGATGGTGGAAGGATCAAAGCCGAAAAATTCGCCATGACATTATGCTACAAACCGCCATCGCCGAACATTTCATTGAGTGTGATGATCACGAAGCTGCTCAGGAAATTATTTTAAATGGATTAAAACAGCAGTATGACGAACGTTTCTTGCTCTTAATTCCCCACCTTAAGACAAATGACCCTAGCGCCATACAAAAAACACTCTCTCACCTGTTAAAGCAGCACGGCGCAACCCCGCTGCTCAATAGCACCGTGGGACAAATTGCTTTACGTCATGGTGAGTGGGCGAAGGCTGAATCAGCATTTAAAGCAGCGCTGACACAACGACCAGATGCTCATGATTACGCGTGGCTTGCCGATGCGTTGGACAAATCGCACAAGCGAGAAGAAGCCATCCAAACCCGCAGCAAAGGCTTTATGTTGATCTTAAAGCGTGATGATGACACCGCAGCATAA
- the hemD gene encoding uroporphyrinogen-III synthase: MSILITRPAPTGEALVRRLRGLGKSAFSAPLIEIYPGADLPLLSQKLQWLSAGDLVFLLSKNAVHYANEQLIQEGQLWPNQLSYYGIGKSTSLMFHQCTGLEIAYPEQGETSEDLLQLPALQSMSNKKILLLRGNGGREVIASTLRFRGGEVDYCECYSRQPVKYDVSGFSRHWQRCGIQTIVVTSGEMLQLLYNLVTDSDRKAWLLRCDLIVVSERLANIAQTLGWQTIKVAKSADNDALIQALE, from the coding sequence ATGAGTATTCTGATCACCCGCCCTGCTCCCACTGGAGAGGCATTGGTCAGGCGGCTGCGTGGTCTTGGCAAATCCGCCTTCAGCGCCCCTCTCATCGAAATTTATCCGGGAGCTGATTTGCCGTTACTGTCGCAAAAACTGCAATGGCTATCCGCGGGGGATCTGGTTTTTCTATTATCAAAAAATGCTGTCCATTATGCGAATGAACAGCTTATTCAAGAAGGCCAGTTATGGCCTAATCAGCTATCCTATTATGGTATTGGTAAATCCACTTCCCTGATGTTTCATCAATGCACGGGGTTGGAAATAGCCTACCCTGAGCAAGGTGAAACCAGTGAAGATCTGTTACAGCTTCCTGCCCTACAGAGCATGAGCAATAAAAAGATATTATTGCTCCGAGGCAATGGTGGCCGCGAAGTCATTGCTTCAACACTCCGGTTTCGGGGAGGTGAAGTCGATTACTGTGAATGTTATTCTCGTCAGCCAGTCAAATACGATGTATCTGGTTTCAGTCGTCATTGGCAGCGATGTGGTATACAAACCATCGTTGTCACAAGTGGCGAAATGCTGCAACTGTTATATAACTTAGTCACTGATAGCGATAGAAAAGCGTGGTTATTGCGTTGTGACCTGATTGTGGTCAGCGAACGCCTTGCAAATATTGCCCAAACATTGGGCTGGCAAACAATAAAAGTCGCTAAGAGTGCAGACAATGATGCCTTAATCCAGGCGCTGGAATAA
- the hemX gene encoding uroporphyrinogen-III C-methyltransferase has protein sequence MTEQKQSTDAAETKLPQQDATPPRKPKQRGWVSSTLSIAISLAIGIGGLYLYYHHQQQNAELSADSLTLRQEVASLVQQQSANEQRFASELQELTTALQQASSQNQQLNSHVAELQNRISALSNTDIENWRLAQASSLIKMAGRKIWSEQNITTAIALLKDADQNLAEMGDPSLHSARKAIMVDIDSLTKIKQIDLDGIILMLNQLANQVGNLHLANKIEQAASEKANQHDITTSLADWRQNLSNSWHSFMDNFITITPRDDSKAPLLAPNQGVYLRENIRAKLLIAAQAVPRQQVTIYQDALTDVQSWVKAYFDLSNPEAEHFLNSVDSLQKRPLSIDVPEQLSSQPILAELVRKRIYHLPPAEVSPKTKPLPHSTQYQTGDPSETQPEAQSLSTTSETTDPAAEEI, from the coding sequence ATGACGGAACAAAAGCAATCCACAGATGCTGCTGAAACCAAACTCCCTCAGCAGGATGCAACACCGCCCCGAAAACCGAAACAGCGTGGATGGGTCAGCAGTACGCTCTCAATCGCCATTTCGCTGGCGATAGGTATCGGTGGTCTTTATCTTTATTATCATCATCAACAGCAGAACGCGGAATTAAGTGCTGACAGCCTCACTCTCCGACAAGAAGTTGCCTCGCTGGTACAACAGCAGTCTGCCAATGAGCAACGTTTTGCTAGCGAACTCCAGGAACTAACAACGGCCTTACAACAAGCCAGTTCGCAGAACCAGCAGCTCAATAGCCATGTGGCTGAACTGCAAAACCGTATTTCAGCACTTTCAAATACAGACATCGAAAACTGGCGACTGGCACAAGCAAGCTCTCTCATTAAAATGGCTGGCAGGAAGATATGGAGCGAACAGAATATCACCACGGCCATCGCCTTGCTGAAAGATGCCGATCAAAACCTTGCTGAAATGGGTGATCCTAGTTTGCACTCTGCCCGTAAAGCGATCATGGTAGATATCGATTCTCTGACCAAAATAAAACAGATTGATTTGGATGGCATTATCCTGATGCTAAATCAGCTAGCAAACCAAGTCGGGAATTTGCACCTTGCCAACAAAATCGAACAAGCGGCATCGGAGAAAGCCAACCAACATGATATTACGACCTCACTGGCTGATTGGCGTCAGAACCTGAGCAATAGCTGGCACAGCTTTATGGATAATTTTATTACTATTACCCCGCGTGATGACAGCAAAGCACCGTTGTTAGCCCCCAATCAGGGCGTTTATCTTCGTGAGAATATTCGTGCCAAACTGCTGATCGCCGCACAAGCCGTGCCACGCCAGCAGGTTACAATTTATCAGGATGCATTGACGGATGTTCAATCCTGGGTGAAGGCTTATTTTGATCTCTCTAATCCGGAAGCAGAACACTTTTTGAACAGTGTTGATTCACTGCAAAAAAGACCGCTCTCTATTGATGTTCCTGAACAGCTAAGCAGCCAACCCATATTGGCAGAGCTGGTACGTAAGCGGATCTACCATTTACCGCCTGCCGAAGTGTCACCTAAGACCAAACCATTACCTCATTCCACCCAATACCAAACAGGTGACCCATCAGAAACTCAGCCTGAAGCGCAATCACTGTCAACGACAAGCGAAACCACCGATCCCGCAGCAGAGGAGATCTGA
- the hemC gene encoding hydroxymethylbilane synthase → MTMKTIRIATRQSPLAMWQAQYVQKQLEHFHPDLHVELVPMVTRGDVILDTPLAKVGGKGLFVKELELALLEKRADIAVHSMKDVPVEFPDGLGLVTICEREDPRDAFVSSAYASLDDLPAGSVVGTSSLRRQCQIRQRRPDLVVRDLRGNVGTRLNKLDNGDYDAIILAAAGLKRLGLEARIRMPLEPEFLLPAVGQGAVGIECRLNDHQTRALLSPLNHARTEVCVLAERAMNTRLEGGCQVPIGSYAIWQEDAIWLRALVGHPDGSVIVRGERVISPKEARQAGVALAEELLEKGARQILDCVYQRNSPE, encoded by the coding sequence ATGACAATGAAAACCATTCGCATCGCTACCCGCCAAAGCCCGCTGGCTATGTGGCAAGCACAATATGTTCAAAAACAATTAGAACACTTTCATCCAGATCTGCACGTTGAGCTGGTTCCGATGGTAACTCGTGGTGATGTGATCCTCGATACGCCATTGGCAAAGGTAGGCGGTAAGGGGCTGTTTGTAAAAGAGCTGGAACTGGCACTACTTGAAAAGCGCGCTGATATTGCCGTCCACTCAATGAAAGATGTCCCTGTCGAATTTCCCGATGGTTTAGGGTTGGTCACCATCTGCGAACGGGAAGATCCACGCGATGCTTTTGTTTCAAGCGCCTATGCTTCCCTCGACGACTTACCCGCAGGCAGTGTTGTTGGTACATCCAGTTTACGTCGCCAATGTCAAATCCGTCAGCGACGGCCTGATCTTGTGGTTCGTGACTTACGCGGTAATGTCGGCACTCGGCTGAATAAGCTCGATAACGGCGATTATGATGCCATTATTCTGGCCGCTGCCGGCCTGAAACGTCTCGGCCTGGAAGCACGAATCCGTATGCCGTTAGAGCCAGAGTTCTTGCTGCCCGCTGTCGGTCAAGGTGCGGTAGGTATTGAGTGTCGGCTCAATGATCATCAGACTCGTGCGCTGTTATCCCCTTTGAACCATGCAAGAACAGAAGTTTGTGTTCTCGCTGAAAGAGCGATGAATACCCGTCTTGAAGGTGGCTGTCAGGTGCCAATTGGCAGTTACGCCATCTGGCAGGAAGACGCTATTTGGCTACGCGCGCTGGTCGGTCATCCTGATGGATCAGTGATCGTGCGGGGTGAACGGGTGATATCACCCAAAGAGGCTCGTCAGGCGGGTGTCGCATTGGCGGAAGAATTGTTGGAGAAAGGCGCACGCCAGATCCTGGACTGCGTATATCAGAGGAATTCACCCGAATGA